The DNA region ATCGACACCTGCACCGGCGCCATCCAGAAGGGGAACGCCCCGGCGTAGTGCTCCGTGAGGAACCCGATCATCCGCTCGAGCGAGCCAAACGGCGCCCGGTGGATCATGATCGGCCGGTGCGGCTTTCCGTCCTCGCCGATGTACTCCAGGTCGAAGCGCTCAGGCAGGTTGTAGTCCACCTGCACCGTGCCCATCTGCCACTCGCGCCCGAGGGCGTCCTTCATGATGATGTCGAGCTTGGGGCCATAGAAAGCCGCGTCTCCCGGCGAGAGCCAGAAGTCGAGCCCGAGCTCGTTGCAGGCCTTGGCGATGGCGTCTTCGGCGAGCTTCCAATTGTCCGGGTGGCCGACATACTTGTCGGAGTTGGGGTCCCGCGTGCCGAGCCGGAACGTGAGGTCCGAGAGCCCGAGCTTCTTGACCGTCTCCTGGATGATGTCCACCACGCCCTTGAACTCTTCGAGGAGCTGGTCCTCCCGAACGAACAGGTGGGCGTCATCCTGCGTGAAGCCCCGTACCCGCAGCATTCCGGCGAGCTCTCCGCTTTGCTCATAGCGATAGACCGTGCCGAACTCAGCGAGTCGCACGGGAAGATCGCGGTAGCTTCGCATCTGAGACTTATAGATTTCGATGTGGAACGGGCAGTTCATGGGCTTGAGGATGAACGTCTCTTTCTCCTCGTCCACCATGAAGGGGAACATCTTCTCCTTGAACGTGATGATGTGTCCCGACTTTTCGTACAACCTTTGCGAGGCGATGTTAGGCGTAACGACACCCTGATAGCCCCTTCGGATCTGCTGTCCGCGCATGAAGTCGTGCAGCACCTCGCGGAGCACCGCGCCCTTCGGCAGCCAGAGCGGAAGGCCAGGCCCCACCAACGGTGAGAACATGAATAGGCCCAATTCCTTACCCAAAACGCGGTGGTCGCGCTTCTTGGCCTCTTCCAGGTTGTGGAGGTATTGCTCCAGCCCTTCCTGCGTCTCGAACGCCGTCCCATAGATGCGCGTGAGCTGCTTGTTCTTCACGTCGCCGCGCCAATAGGCCCCGGCCAGGTGCATCAGTTTGAAGTGCTTGATTTCCGACGTGTTCTCCACGTGCGGGCCCCGACAGAGGTCGATGAATCGGTGGACCTGCCCGTTGTTGCCGCCCTTCTGGTCATAGAAGCTGACCTCCTCGCCTTCGGGCACGGCGTCCAGGAGTTGGAGCTTGTAGAGGGCCGTGGCTTCGCCTTGGCCGAGCGTGCACTCCTCCAGGATCACCTTCTTGGCCTCGTCGCGGTCTTTGGCGACCTTGCGGACGATTGGCTGGTTCAGCTTGGCGAGCGCGGCCATGCGCTCCTCGATTTTGGGGAGGTCTTCCTCACGAATTGAGATCGGGTGGCCGTTCTTTTCGGGGAGGTCGACGTCGTAGTAGAAGCCGTTCTCGATCGGGGGGCCGATGGCCAGTTTGACGCCGGGGTAGAGCTCCGTCAGCGCCTGGGCCATGAGGTGGGCCGCCGAATGGCGGAGACGGTAAAGATA from Armatimonadota bacterium includes:
- a CDS encoding threonine--tRNA ligase translates to MQNNNYEQSYLYRLRHSAAHLMAQALTELYPGVKLAIGPPIENGFYYDVDLPEKNGHPISIREEDLPKIEERMAALAKLNQPIVRKVAKDRDEAKKVILEECTLGQGEATALYKLQLLDAVPEGEEVSFYDQKGGNNGQVHRFIDLCRGPHVENTSEIKHFKLMHLAGAYWRGDVKNKQLTRIYGTAFETQEGLEQYLHNLEEAKKRDHRVLGKELGLFMFSPLVGPGLPLWLPKGAVLREVLHDFMRGQQIRRGYQGVVTPNIASQRLYEKSGHIITFKEKMFPFMVDEEKETFILKPMNCPFHIEIYKSQMRSYRDLPVRLAEFGTVYRYEQSGELAGMLRVRGFTQDDAHLFVREDQLLEEFKGVVDIIQETVKKLGLSDLTFRLGTRDPNSDKYVGHPDNWKLAEDAIAKACNELGLDFWLSPGDAAFYGPKLDIIMKDALGREWQMGTVQVDYNLPERFDLEYIGEDGKPHRPIMIHRAPFGSLERMIGFLTEHYAGAFPFWMAPVQVSILPIADRHIEAAQALATQLRGFTDWDYSGHKLGEDLHASPRLRVEVDESRETLGKKVRAHQMQKVPYMLILGDRDIEAGTVGVRSREEGDLGPMKVEAFVERAAKELA